The following are encoded together in the Tripterygium wilfordii isolate XIE 37 chromosome 3, ASM1340144v1, whole genome shotgun sequence genome:
- the LOC119995444 gene encoding uncharacterized protein LOC119995444 — protein MESSDHRSSVSEYHKDNSEGGSFEFPGGHGDSGQRGYTNKCADLTTSAEITGATVQVPKKPSHGFGALLGNATSKRKFDTGKRETGEIRLEQDQNYCESPVLPFLG, from the exons ATGGAGTCTTCAGATCATAGAAGCAGTGTTTCTGAATATCACAAAGATAATAGTGAAGGAGGGTCTTTCGAGTTTCCGGGTGGACATGGTGATTCGGGGCAGAGAGGTTACACAAACAAATGTGCAGACCTGACAACCTCAGCAGAG ATTACTGGAGCAACTGTCCAGGTTCCAAAGAAACCAAGCCATGGATTTGGTGCACTGCTAGGCAATGCGACCTCAAAGAGGAAGTTTGATACTGGTAAAAGG GAGACGGGGGAGATAAGGTTGGAACAGGATCAGAACTACTGTGAATCTCCCGTTCTTCCCTTTTTAGGGTGA
- the LOC119995466 gene encoding uncharacterized protein LOC119995466 has translation MSSGPVRRVSPRDIQLVQNLIERCLQLYMNQKEVVETLLAQAKIEPGFTELVWQKLEEENQDFFRAYYLRLMVKHQIIEFNKLLEQQVRLMHQLQPAGVGSMPTSNGSHIPQLHHNSALYAAEQAGPALKQEDVQHGIGSRLPNAFTNGGSSLHTNMHSAIDLSANASRIDVPHNLLPTQSSNIGLIQGINGGMIKTETGYSGSSPYMFGTDGHVLEARPPIGDTSVASFSSLESSTRSLNETLLDADSASFGYLDQIPRNFSLSDLTADFSQSADILESYSRSPFLTADTENFLDSREGEHRGDNRRLDTISEGLSYEDFGSE, from the exons ATGTCAAGTGGACCAGTAAGAAGGGTTTCACCCAGAGATATACAATTG GTGCAAAATCTTATAGAACGATGTCTACAACTATACATGAACCAGAAAGAAGTTGTGGAAACTTTGTTGGCGCAGGCAAAGATAGAGCCTGGTTTTACAGAACTTG TTTGGCAGAAGCTTGAAGAAGAGAATCAAGATTTCTTCAGGGCTTATTATCTGAGATTGATGGTGAAGCACCAAATAATTGAATTCAACAAGCTGCTTGAGCAACAGGTGCGGTTGATGCATCAGTTACAACCTGCTGGAGTTGGATCAATGCCTACATCTAATGGGTCTCATATCCCACAAT TGCATCACAACTCAGCATTATATGCCGCAGAACAGGCAGGACCAGCTCTGAAGCAGGAAGATGTGCAGCACGGCATTGGTTCCCGTTTACCTAATGCATTCACTAACGGTGGGTCTTCATTACACACAAATATGCACAGCGCCATTGATCTGTCTGCCAATGCGAGTAGGATTGATGTCCCTCATAACCTGCTTCCAACTCAGAGCtcaaatattggtttgattcaAGGTATAAATGGAGGGATGATCAAAACTGAAACTGGTTATTCTGGCAGTTCTCCTTACATGTTTGGTACTGATGGCCATGTCCTGGAAGCCCGCCCACCAATTGGGGATACATCCGTCGCATCTTTCAGTAGCTTAGAGTCCAGCACAAGATCCCTGAACGAAACACTTTTGGATGCAGACTCTGCTTCATTTGGATATTTAGATCAGATTCCTCGAAATTTCAGTCTGTCAGACCTGACAGCAGACTTCTCTCAAAGTGCAG ATATACTGGAAAGCTACTCTCGTTCACCCTTCCTAACGGCAGATACAGAAAACTTCCTGGATTCGCGTGAAGGAGAGCATCGAG GAGACAATAGAAGGTTGGACACCATATCAGAAGGCCTGAGCTATGAAGATTTTGGAAGTGAATAG
- the LOC119988302 gene encoding two-component response regulator ARR9-like, with translation MGMAAAESQFHVLAVDDNIVDRKLIERLLKTSSYQVTTVDSGSKALEFLGLQEHDLISPNTPSVSPNNLQEVEVNLIITDYCMPGMTGYDLLKKIKESSSLRNIPVVIMSSENVPSRITRCLEEGAEEFFLKPVKISDVNRLKSHMMKTKMMNQKQEIIQEKPVMNQKQEIIQEKQRQEEQKPEESVSQLPQQQQQPQQSNNNNKRKSMEEGLSPDRTRPRYNSITTMV, from the exons ATGGGTATGGCAGCAGCAGAGTCGCAGTTTCATGTATTAGCTGTTGATGACAACATCGTAGATAGGAAACTCATTGAGAGGCTCCTCAAGACATCTTCATATCAAG TTACTACAGTTGATTCTGGTAGCAAGGCCCTAGAATTTCTGGGTTTGCAGGAACATGACCTTATCAGCCCAAATACACCTTCTGTTTCCCCAAATAATCTCCAG GAAGTAGAAGTGAATCTCATTATCACAGATTATTGTATGCCAGGAATGACAGGCTATGACTTGCTCAAGAAAATCAAG GAATCATCATCATTGAGAAACATCCCAGTAGtgatcatgtcatctgagaatgTTCCTTCAAGGATCACCAG ATGTTTAGAGGAAGGAGCAGAAGAGTTTTTCTTGAAGCCAGTGAAAATATCAGATGTGAATAGGCTTAAATCTcatatgatgaaaacaaaaatgatgaaCCAGAAGCAAGAAATTATACAAGAAAAGCCGGTGATGAACCAGAAGCAAGAaattatacaagaaaagcaacGGCAAGAAGAACAAAAGCCAGAAGAGTCAGTCTCACAATTGCcacaacagcagcaacaaccACAACAATCcaacaataataacaaaagGAAGTCTATGGAAGAAGGTCTTTCACCTGATAGAACAAGACCCAGATACAATAGCATCACCACTATGGTCTGA
- the LOC119989591 gene encoding haloacid dehalogenase-like hydrolase domain-containing protein 3 isoform X3, which translates to MRNTGGFSMEKSRTRLFLSMLLIYRQIGEKYGVEYSEHEILNRYRRAYEQPWGRSRLRYVNDGRPFWQFIVSSSTGCSDSQYFEELYHYYTTDKAWHLCDPEAEKVFKSLRNAGVKLAVVSNFDTRLRSVLRALNCEHWFDAVVVSAEVAAEKPNPTIFLKACELLGVNPEDAVHVGDDRRNDIWGARDAGCDAWLWGSDVHSFNEVAQRIGVQV; encoded by the exons ATGAGGAATACAGGAGGTTTCTCTATGGAGAAATCACGCACAAGGCTCTTCTTGTCGATGCTGCTG ATTTATAGACAAATTGGTGAGAAATATGGCGTTGAGTACTCTGAGCATGAGATATTGAACAGATACAGAAGGGCATATGAGCAGCCTTGGGGCCGATCACGACTAAG ATATGTGAACGATGGGAGGCCATTCTGGCAATTCATAGTCAGTTCATCCACTGGCTGTTCAGATTCTCAGTACTTTGAAGAACTTTATCACTATTATACTACTGACAAG GCTTGGCACCTTTGTGATCCTGAAGCTGAGAAAGTGTTCAAGTCTCTAAGAAATGCAGGTGTAAAGTTGGCTGTCGTGTCAAATTTTGATACTCGCCTGAGATCTGTATTGCGGGCTTTAAATTGTGAGCATTGGTTTGATGCTGTGGTAGTTTCGGCAGAA GTAGCAGCTGAGAAGCCAAATCCAACAATATTCCTGAAAGCTTGTGAGTTATTAGGAGTAAACCCTGAGGATGCTGTACATGTAGGAGATGATCGCAGAAACGATATATGGGGTGCCAGAGATGCTGGTTGTGATGCTTGGCTCTGGGGAAGTGATGTTCACTCTTTCAATGAG GTTGCTCAGCGAATTGGGGTCCAGGTTTGA
- the LOC119989591 gene encoding haloacid dehalogenase-like hydrolase domain-containing protein 3 isoform X2, whose amino-acid sequence MALTRSSIRSKLPTLVLAALSGPRLNGPMWQRHSSSDAAAASEAEVVNSRHVGLELFGGVKEYEEYRRFLYGEITHKALLVDAAGTLLVPSQPMAQIYRQIGEKYGVEYSEHEILNRYRRAYEQPWGRSRLRYVNDGRPFWQFIVSSSTGCSDSQYFEELYHYYTTDKAWHLCDPEAEKVFKSLRNAGVKLAVVSNFDTRLRSVLRALNCEHWFDAVVVSAEVAAEKPNPTIFLKACELLGVNPEDAVHVGDDRRNDIWGARDAGCDAWLWGSDVHSFNEVAQRIGVQV is encoded by the exons ATGGCTCTAACACGAAGCAGCATCAGGAGCAAGCTCCCTACGCTCGTTCTCGCAGCTCTATCGGGCCCACGATTGAATGGGCCGATGTGGCAGCGCCACTCCTCCTCCGACGCAGCAGCTGCTAGCGAGGCGGAGGTGGTCAATTCGAGGCACGTGGGTTTGGAGTTGTTTGGAGGAGTGAAGGAGTATGAGGAATACAGGAGGTTTCTCTATGGAGAAATCACGCACAAGGCTCTTCTTGTCGATGCTGCTGGTACGCTCCTCGTTCCTTCCCAACCTATGGCTCAG ATTTATAGACAAATTGGTGAGAAATATGGCGTTGAGTACTCTGAGCATGAGATATTGAACAGATACAGAAGGGCATATGAGCAGCCTTGGGGCCGATCACGACTAAG ATATGTGAACGATGGGAGGCCATTCTGGCAATTCATAGTCAGTTCATCCACTGGCTGTTCAGATTCTCAGTACTTTGAAGAACTTTATCACTATTATACTACTGACAAG GCTTGGCACCTTTGTGATCCTGAAGCTGAGAAAGTGTTCAAGTCTCTAAGAAATGCAGGTGTAAAGTTGGCTGTCGTGTCAAATTTTGATACTCGCCTGAGATCTGTATTGCGGGCTTTAAATTGTGAGCATTGGTTTGATGCTGTGGTAGTTTCGGCAGAA GTAGCAGCTGAGAAGCCAAATCCAACAATATTCCTGAAAGCTTGTGAGTTATTAGGAGTAAACCCTGAGGATGCTGTACATGTAGGAGATGATCGCAGAAACGATATATGGGGTGCCAGAGATGCTGGTTGTGATGCTTGGCTCTGGGGAAGTGATGTTCACTCTTTCAATGAG GTTGCTCAGCGAATTGGGGTCCAGGTTTGA
- the LOC119989591 gene encoding haloacid dehalogenase-like hydrolase domain-containing protein 3 isoform X1 yields MALTRSSIRSKLPTLVLAALSGPRLNGPMWQRHSSSDAAAASEAEVVNSRHVGLELFGGVKEYEEYRRFLYGEITHKALLVDAAGTLLVPSQPMAQVAPLLLTQTPTHAIYRQIGEKYGVEYSEHEILNRYRRAYEQPWGRSRLRYVNDGRPFWQFIVSSSTGCSDSQYFEELYHYYTTDKAWHLCDPEAEKVFKSLRNAGVKLAVVSNFDTRLRSVLRALNCEHWFDAVVVSAEVAAEKPNPTIFLKACELLGVNPEDAVHVGDDRRNDIWGARDAGCDAWLWGSDVHSFNEVAQRIGVQV; encoded by the exons ATGGCTCTAACACGAAGCAGCATCAGGAGCAAGCTCCCTACGCTCGTTCTCGCAGCTCTATCGGGCCCACGATTGAATGGGCCGATGTGGCAGCGCCACTCCTCCTCCGACGCAGCAGCTGCTAGCGAGGCGGAGGTGGTCAATTCGAGGCACGTGGGTTTGGAGTTGTTTGGAGGAGTGAAGGAGTATGAGGAATACAGGAGGTTTCTCTATGGAGAAATCACGCACAAGGCTCTTCTTGTCGATGCTGCTGGTACGCTCCTCGTTCCTTCCCAACCTATGGCTCAGGTCGCACCTCTTCTCCTCACGCAGACACCCACACACGCT ATTTATAGACAAATTGGTGAGAAATATGGCGTTGAGTACTCTGAGCATGAGATATTGAACAGATACAGAAGGGCATATGAGCAGCCTTGGGGCCGATCACGACTAAG ATATGTGAACGATGGGAGGCCATTCTGGCAATTCATAGTCAGTTCATCCACTGGCTGTTCAGATTCTCAGTACTTTGAAGAACTTTATCACTATTATACTACTGACAAG GCTTGGCACCTTTGTGATCCTGAAGCTGAGAAAGTGTTCAAGTCTCTAAGAAATGCAGGTGTAAAGTTGGCTGTCGTGTCAAATTTTGATACTCGCCTGAGATCTGTATTGCGGGCTTTAAATTGTGAGCATTGGTTTGATGCTGTGGTAGTTTCGGCAGAA GTAGCAGCTGAGAAGCCAAATCCAACAATATTCCTGAAAGCTTGTGAGTTATTAGGAGTAAACCCTGAGGATGCTGTACATGTAGGAGATGATCGCAGAAACGATATATGGGGTGCCAGAGATGCTGGTTGTGATGCTTGGCTCTGGGGAAGTGATGTTCACTCTTTCAATGAG GTTGCTCAGCGAATTGGGGTCCAGGTTTGA
- the LOC119995418 gene encoding protein STRICTOSIDINE SYNTHASE-LIKE 10-like produces the protein MSARSLALTAAAAAALVSITVALYPTVNLSLFDPPTIPGSHDHLRRATVVPVTGAVGPESLVFDPNGEGPYTGVADGRILKWEGDDRGWTEFAVTSSQRKECLRPFAPEREHVCGRPLGLRFDKKTGELYIADAYLGLHVVGPAGGLSTPVVTEVEDQPLRFTNDMDIDEHEDVIYFTDTSTNFQRRQFISSVLTKDSTGKLLKYDKETKRVSVMLRGLAFANGVALSKDRSFVLVAETTSCRVLRYWLRGPNAGKFDVFAELPGFPDNIRRNSEGEFWVALHSKKGNFAKFALSSSWIGKTLLKLPLSFKQLHSLLVGGKPHATAVKLSEEGKVLDVLEDSEGKTLRFISEVEEKDGKLWIGSVLMPFMGTYHL, from the exons ATGAGCGCAAGATCGCTAGCACTAACGGCAGCTGCAGCTGCGGCACTTGTCTCAATCACCGTAGCTTTGTACCCAACGGTAAATTTAAGTCTCTTTGACCCCCCAACGATTCCGGGTTCGCACGACCATCTACGCAGAGCCACAGTAGTCCCAGTCACTGGTGCTGTGGGCCCAGAAAGCCTCGTTTTCGACCCAAATGGAGAGGGACCGTATACCGGCGTCGCCGATGGTAGAATTCTCAAATGGGAAGGAGACGATCGTGGCTGGACCGAATTTGCAGTCACTTCTTCCCAAAG GAAAGAATGTCTTCGTCCATTTGCACCAGAGAGGGAGCATGTATGCGGAAGACCACTAGGTCTACGGTTCGATAAGAAAACTGGAGAGCTCTACATTGCTGATGCCTACTTAGGTCTCCATGTTGTAGGTCCAGCAGGAGGTTTATCGACTCCAGTGGTCACAGAAGTGGAAGACCAACCTCTTCGGTTCACCAATGATATGGACATTGACGAACATGAAGATGTGATTTACTTTACAGATACAAGTACAAACTTCCAAAGAAG GCAATTCATATCGTCAGTCTTGACCAAAGACAGCACAGGCAAGTTACTGAAATACGATAAAGAAACCAAAAGAGTGTCAGTCATGTTACGAGGCCTTGCTTTTGCCAATGGTGTAGCTTTAAGCAAAGACCGCTCATTTGTGCTAGTAGCAGAGACTACTTCTTGTAGGGTTTTAAGGTATTGGCTTCGTGGACCGAATGCTGGAAAATTTGACGTCTTCGCTGAGCTCCCAGGCTTCCCCGACAACATTAGAAGAAACTCGGAAGGGGAGTTCTGGGTGGCCTTGCATTCGAAAAAGGGAAATTTCGCTAAGTTTGCACTTTCAAGCTCATGGATTGGGAAAACATTGTTGAAGCTTCCTCTTAGCTTCAAGCAACTGCACTCACTGTTAGTAGGAGGGAAGCCCCATGCAACGGCTGTGAAGCTAAGTGAAGAAGGAAAGGTTTTGGATGTATTGGAAGATAGTGAAGGAAAGACACTGAGGTTTATCAGTGAAGTGGAAGAAAAAGATGGGAAGCTGTGGATTGGATCAGTTTTAATGCCTTTTATGGGCACATATCATTTGTAA